The SAR324 cluster bacterium genome includes a window with the following:
- a CDS encoding response regulator, whose translation MKILLMDDERAIRLLFKVALEEEGYTVDTAVNGEEGFKLACKQHYDLIIMDMVMPGQGGLVTIPEIKKLDPTIKVLAMSGKAYSGGVLEAAIVRGADLTLTKPVEIPRLLSAINQLFPSIEQNQTPIIVDEEKTSQPAQILIVDDEKAIVNLFQNVLTGEGYGVDVTLDCEMALDMIQEKTYDLIIIDMVMPEGGGLTVIPEIIKISPETRIIATSGKSYAAGVMEAAKVIGADQVLSKPIEISTLLSTVKKTLLQEES comes from the coding sequence ATGAAAATATTGTTAATGGACGATGAACGGGCTATTCGACTGTTATTTAAGGTTGCGCTTGAAGAAGAGGGCTACACAGTTGATACTGCGGTTAATGGTGAAGAGGGATTCAAACTGGCCTGTAAGCAACATTATGATCTGATCATTATGGACATGGTCATGCCTGGGCAAGGCGGCCTGGTGACTATCCCGGAAATCAAAAAGCTTGATCCAACTATCAAGGTGTTGGCCATGTCCGGGAAAGCCTACAGCGGAGGGGTGCTGGAAGCCGCGATCGTCAGAGGCGCTGATCTGACACTCACCAAACCAGTGGAAATACCAAGACTGTTATCCGCGATTAACCAACTATTCCCAAGCATTGAACAAAATCAAACACCTATAATTGTGGATGAGGAGAAAACCTCTCAACCTGCGCAAATCCTGATAGTTGATGATGAAAAGGCTATTGTAAATCTGTTTCAGAATGTGTTGACAGGAGAAGGGTATGGCGTCGATGTCACACTGGATTGTGAGATGGCCTTAGATATGATTCAAGAAAAAACATACGACTTAATTATTATTGATATGGTCATGCCGGAAGGCGGTGGATTAACGGTTATTCCTGAAATCATAAAGATTTCTCCTGAGACCAGAATTATAGCGACATCCGGGAAATCCTATGCGGCCGGTGTTATGGAGGCCGCCAAAGTAATTGGCGCGGATCAAGTTCTCAGCAAACCAATTGAAATCAGTACGTTGCTATCTACTGTTAAAAAAACGCTCTTACAGGAAGAATCCTGA
- a CDS encoding PilZ domain-containing protein → MELKMLPHHPVHKFSQEPLTMIRHGISYFTHLIPAMNMLNKTLFVFLISIFILGCTFWYGMLTVTDHFRETSLKAAMSHAQMIQIMIQDKIISFQEEQFFLGKNSKFIYKTDTTQILSSLEKMYFDKTEHDMSFFIFTGDDASKNNNQRTIVFDSMGALKGKSLQWLINQSTGQLIVDELLNLEKGKIHHYSGEEQGLILKKGYAFVLSLPEVDWHLTFLMQDREFEIPAINLRNTLIFITFPVVFVLISVLLRFTLSKVRLFQMLERSRSQLQEAYEQLKVTKIQLAETEKIAEMTQTFQRFVPQQFLQKIGSSLDNALEVKSVEEKMTLIFSDIRSYTSISEKMNVEENFRFLNEYLSVMEPVITENRGFIDKFIGDGILALFDGTSSAEYALQAAIKMQRELNSFNQRVPFAQNIRVGIGINTGVVKVGLVGTRNRMDSTVIGDPVNLAARLESLTKTYKADILISESTYQEINQEAYLIREVDRVKVHGRETPVTIYEVFDSNSPEIVEKKIKTLADLHTGIILYRERNFQEAKEIFQKCQSIYVEDYLTSEYIQRCNYFIKYPPHTNTWDGVIQNTHYHLSQIKRRRAPRFDLQLPLSVSLYSLQETIQEESLDISPVGIKMSSCYDFQVGSIIDLVIDFSQHTVGDDENVHAINLTGQVTWTRRITTIDEPVHYQIGVEFIMLTSDQEKQLQQELWRLSSGMSHTMKPSSYGSIITN, encoded by the coding sequence ATGGAATTGAAAATGCTGCCTCATCATCCAGTCCACAAATTTTCCCAGGAACCGCTGACAATGATTCGTCACGGGATTTCATATTTCACGCACTTGATTCCAGCAATGAACATGTTGAACAAAACACTGTTCGTGTTCCTGATTTCAATATTCATTCTGGGTTGCACATTTTGGTATGGAATGCTGACTGTTACCGATCATTTCAGGGAGACAAGTTTAAAAGCCGCAATGTCTCATGCCCAAATGATTCAGATCATGATCCAGGATAAAATTATCAGTTTTCAGGAAGAACAGTTCTTTTTGGGAAAAAACAGTAAGTTCATTTATAAAACGGACACCACCCAGATTTTGTCCAGTCTGGAAAAAATGTATTTTGATAAAACAGAACATGATATGTCTTTTTTTATTTTTACTGGTGATGATGCCAGCAAAAACAATAACCAACGCACGATTGTATTTGATTCGATGGGGGCATTGAAAGGAAAATCACTTCAATGGTTAATCAATCAGTCCACGGGACAATTGATTGTCGATGAATTGTTGAATCTGGAAAAAGGAAAAATTCATCATTATTCCGGAGAGGAACAAGGTTTAATCCTCAAAAAAGGATACGCGTTTGTGTTATCGTTGCCTGAGGTTGACTGGCATCTGACATTTTTAATGCAAGACAGGGAATTTGAGATTCCCGCCATTAATTTAAGAAACACTTTGATTTTTATTACTTTTCCTGTGGTATTTGTGTTGATTAGTGTATTGCTCAGATTTACGCTGTCCAAAGTGAGATTGTTTCAGATGCTGGAACGATCCCGTTCACAACTGCAAGAGGCTTATGAACAATTGAAAGTAACAAAAATTCAGTTGGCTGAAACAGAAAAAATCGCGGAAATGACACAAACCTTTCAACGATTTGTGCCTCAGCAATTCCTGCAAAAAATTGGATCAAGCCTGGATAACGCGTTAGAAGTAAAATCTGTTGAAGAAAAAATGACACTGATTTTTTCCGATATACGTTCTTACACCAGCATTTCTGAAAAAATGAATGTTGAAGAAAATTTTCGTTTTTTGAATGAATATCTTTCTGTGATGGAACCTGTCATCACAGAGAATCGTGGATTCATTGATAAATTCATTGGTGATGGAATATTGGCATTGTTTGATGGAACAAGTTCCGCTGAATATGCGCTTCAGGCAGCGATCAAGATGCAGCGCGAATTGAACAGTTTTAACCAGCGTGTTCCTTTCGCTCAAAACATTCGTGTTGGCATTGGTATCAATACAGGTGTTGTCAAAGTGGGTTTGGTTGGAACACGAAACCGCATGGATTCCACAGTCATCGGCGACCCTGTCAATCTGGCGGCCAGACTGGAATCACTCACAAAAACCTATAAAGCGGATATCCTGATCAGTGAATCAACATATCAGGAAATCAATCAGGAAGCATACCTTATCCGGGAAGTGGATCGTGTGAAAGTTCATGGCCGTGAAACACCCGTAACAATTTATGAGGTTTTTGATTCGAATTCTCCGGAAATCGTAGAAAAGAAAATTAAAACATTGGCGGATCTTCACACTGGTATCATTTTATATCGTGAAAGAAATTTTCAGGAAGCCAAGGAAATTTTTCAGAAATGTCAGTCCATCTATGTGGAAGATTATCTGACATCAGAATATATTCAGCGGTGTAATTATTTTATCAAGTACCCGCCCCATACAAACACATGGGACGGTGTTATTCAGAACACACACTATCACCTCTCACAGATCAAACGGAGAAGAGCACCCAGATTTGATTTGCAGTTACCGCTTTCCGTGTCCTTGTATTCCCTTCAGGAAACAATTCAGGAGGAATCACTGGATATTTCACCTGTGGGTATTAAAATGAGTTCCTGTTATGATTTTCAGGTAGGAAGCATCATTGATCTTGTTATCGATTTTTCTCAACATACCGTTGGCGATGATGAGAATGTTCATGCAATCAACCTGACGGGACAGGTGACCTGGACAAGACGAATCACAACGATAGATGAACCTGTTCATTATCAGATCGGGGTAGAATTTATCATGCTCACATCCGATCAGGAAAAACAACTTCAGCAGGAACTATGGAGACTATCCAGCGGCATGAGCCATACTATGAAACCGTCTTCATATGGTAGCATTATCACAAATTGA
- a CDS encoding cyclic nucleotide-binding domain-containing protein has product MYAESVLEKDMNSLSMPLMQNRKNHFFTLSTLDSELESSVVTLLYSFPLSRTCLENLDSDMIKHLEVGFFTPGYTILHQGDSGKDLFLLCQGKVDVIVDDQRVVQMEGPVFLGEKALVMRDSTRQATIEVIEEQALLIKIPMGKYLKDVKSKDAADSDYLREFVFFKKLFIEIQQRLFEHSAIQKKLWDEVNINLSLSNSLVIANCLDQKKELNWNKDLWNSIFRYVNKELKITWPERIPFNKDTLRDILWLVLEKKITQTDKESTANFITRKNGVWKTWMTQISHHVIQQLPMSEWPVHLNDFELFNPENYHKDILKILQQVESKFANNTFSEEQYQMDHFFRKGEHTHEFDIEEYLKYFETSFQTKHPFRTKACISRHLAIVAAECENMFNHSLVEMRQFLSSVKKQFSISASTRDRENYAKIQLQKDIEVLLNAFTGVEKRFMRTADHNFKIRVSSGTAPTLNSLMHSLALKQGREKVLKCFYQILDILHMVRPNIPTSFYADNIFLCKGETNEYVPFSELTRYYWIPLSEGMCLDSGDFQLNNIPTGTVLGGPVWGRLAANESTISLKMPESEDMTNRGKAYLSLVIPVTAFPWEQELLPSTDQFNSQCVPLMQWMLTLQIDSIAYLAQNRNSIYENLTEIQHHEKMEKQIRIFESTSTMLTPDEKKRIEGYLLNTLGISMNSGISWYSNQLSKTIYKSILRQIQKANPSLSPELQNNKAYTHWRVVLSDIVNELSQIKTHAESPSGPAPVWDIITGEFHSVLETYVGSVPEVIEMVHDKITIDLTSILRVQKDHEIKTKIMLFKLLSSILETHNVKTLEELKSYTQAINKGHSQKNFSSIEDIRHAFINENINNFSILLDRNLTRHMVS; this is encoded by the coding sequence ATGTATGCTGAATCAGTTTTGGAAAAAGATATGAATTCGTTATCCATGCCACTGATGCAAAACCGGAAAAATCATTTCTTCACCCTGTCGACTCTTGACAGTGAATTGGAATCATCTGTGGTGACATTACTCTATTCATTTCCGTTGTCCCGAACCTGTCTGGAAAATCTCGACTCCGACATGATCAAACATCTGGAAGTTGGTTTTTTCACTCCCGGTTACACCATTCTACATCAGGGAGATTCGGGGAAAGACTTGTTTCTGTTATGTCAGGGAAAAGTGGATGTGATCGTGGATGATCAACGGGTGGTTCAGATGGAAGGGCCTGTGTTTCTGGGAGAAAAGGCTCTTGTTATGCGAGATTCAACCAGGCAGGCAACCATTGAGGTCATTGAGGAACAAGCCTTACTCATTAAAATACCGATGGGGAAATATCTGAAAGATGTAAAATCCAAAGATGCCGCTGACAGTGATTACTTGCGTGAGTTTGTATTTTTCAAAAAACTTTTTATTGAAATCCAGCAACGATTGTTTGAACATAGTGCTATTCAGAAAAAACTTTGGGATGAAGTCAATATCAATCTGTCCCTTTCAAACAGTTTGGTTATTGCCAACTGTCTGGATCAAAAAAAGGAACTTAACTGGAATAAAGATCTTTGGAACTCCATTTTTCGCTACGTCAACAAAGAATTGAAAATCACATGGCCTGAAAGAATCCCATTCAACAAAGACACCCTGAGAGATATCCTGTGGTTGGTTCTTGAAAAAAAAATCACTCAAACAGATAAAGAATCCACGGCTAACTTTATCACAAGAAAGAATGGTGTCTGGAAAACATGGATGACACAGATCAGTCATCATGTAATCCAGCAGTTACCCATGTCGGAATGGCCCGTTCATTTGAACGATTTTGAATTGTTCAATCCTGAAAATTACCACAAGGACATACTCAAAATTCTGCAACAAGTTGAATCCAAATTTGCGAACAACACATTTTCTGAAGAACAATATCAAATGGATCATTTTTTTAGAAAAGGAGAACACACCCATGAATTTGATATTGAAGAATATCTGAAATATTTTGAAACTTCTTTTCAGACGAAACATCCATTCAGAACCAAAGCCTGCATTTCACGTCATCTGGCAATTGTCGCGGCTGAATGTGAAAATATGTTCAATCATTCTCTGGTTGAAATGAGACAATTTCTGAGTTCTGTAAAAAAACAGTTTTCCATTTCAGCCAGTACAAGAGACAGGGAAAACTATGCGAAAATCCAACTTCAAAAAGATATAGAAGTCCTCTTGAACGCATTCACGGGGGTTGAAAAACGGTTTATGAGAACAGCAGATCACAATTTTAAGATTCGGGTAAGCTCAGGCACCGCACCAACGTTGAATTCCTTGATGCATTCCCTCGCTCTCAAACAGGGGCGGGAAAAAGTGCTGAAATGCTTTTATCAGATTCTGGATATTCTGCACATGGTGCGACCCAATATCCCGACTTCATTCTATGCGGATAATATTTTTCTCTGCAAAGGTGAGACAAATGAATATGTCCCCTTTAGCGAATTGACCCGATATTACTGGATTCCCTTGTCTGAAGGAATGTGTCTGGATAGCGGTGATTTCCAATTGAATAACATCCCTACAGGAACCGTGCTGGGTGGGCCGGTCTGGGGACGGCTTGCAGCCAATGAAAGTACGATATCCTTAAAAATGCCCGAATCAGAGGATATGACAAATAGAGGAAAGGCATATCTGTCACTTGTGATTCCTGTTACAGCATTCCCCTGGGAACAGGAATTGTTGCCATCCACGGATCAGTTCAATAGTCAGTGTGTGCCGTTGATGCAATGGATGCTGACTCTTCAGATAGACTCAATCGCCTATCTGGCACAAAACAGAAACAGCATTTATGAAAATCTGACAGAAATTCAACATCATGAAAAAATGGAAAAACAAATTCGTATTTTTGAATCCACATCGACGATGTTGACTCCCGATGAAAAGAAACGCATAGAAGGCTATTTACTCAATACCCTGGGAATTTCCATGAATTCCGGAATTTCATGGTATTCCAACCAATTATCAAAAACTATTTACAAAAGCATCCTCAGACAGATTCAAAAAGCAAATCCGTCACTGTCACCGGAACTCCAAAACAACAAGGCATATACTCATTGGCGAGTCGTGTTGAGTGATATTGTCAATGAATTGTCTCAAATAAAAACTCATGCGGAGTCTCCGTCCGGACCTGCGCCAGTATGGGATATTATTACAGGAGAATTCCATTCCGTATTAGAAACCTATGTGGGGTCCGTTCCTGAAGTTATTGAAATGGTTCATGACAAAATCACCATTGATCTTACCTCCATCCTGAGGGTACAAAAAGACCATGAGATTAAAACAAAAATTATGCTGTTCAAACTGCTGAGTTCTATTTTAGAAACTCATAATGTTAAAACATTGGAAGAACTAAAATCATACACCCAGGCGATCAATAAGGGACATTCACAAAAAAACTTTTCCTCCATTGAGGATATCCGTCATGCTTTCATTAATGAAAACATCAATAACTTTAGTATTTTATTGGATAGGAACTTGACCAGACACATGGTTTCCTGA